Proteins encoded together in one Bacteroides ovatus window:
- a CDS encoding BamA/TamA family outer membrane protein: MKGIYSNILASCLMGIILFSGCSVTKHLPEGEVLYTGGKTVVENKSATPVGETALTEIDAALDKTPSTKMLGGLLPIPFKMWMYNDFVKYKKGFGKWMFNRLAANPPVFISTVNPEVRIKVATNLLRDYGYFNGKVTYETLVDKKDSLKASILYTVDMKNPYFIDTVYYQRFTPQTLRIMERGRRMSYISPGEQFNVVDLDEERTRISTLLRNRGYFYFRPDYMTYQADTTLVPGGHISLRLIPVPGLPAAAQRPYYVGDASVYLFGKNGEAPNDSMMYKNLNIHYYKKLQVRPNMLYRWLNYQQFVRNAQMRASNRTRLYSQYRQEQVQEKLSQLGIFSYLDLQYAPKDTTAVCDTLNVTMQATFAKPLDAELELNVVTKSNDQTGPGASFGVTRNNVFGGGESWNVKLKGSYEWQTGGGEKSSLMNSWEMGVSTSLTFPRVVFPHWGKREFDFPATTTFRLYIDQLNRARYYKLLSFGGNATYDFQPTRTSRHSITPFKLTFNVLQHQSEEFREITDANPALYISLKDQFIPAMEYTYTYDNASARGIKNPIWWQSTVTSAGNLTSVIYRAFGQSFSKEDKRLLNVPFAQFMKLNTEFRHLWNMDKNNKIASRVALGALFAYGNATIAPYSEQFYVGGANSIRAFTVRSIGPGGYHPAESRYSYLDQTGTFRFEANVEYRFRIFKSFWGATFLDAGNVWLMRKDEARPNSQLELKTFPKQIALGTGVGIRYDMDILVFRLDFGIPLHLPYDTERSGYYNVTGSFMKNLGIHFAIGYPF; the protein is encoded by the coding sequence ATGAAAGGTATATATAGTAACATATTAGCAAGTTGCCTGATGGGTATCATCTTATTTTCGGGTTGTTCGGTGACAAAACACCTGCCTGAAGGGGAGGTACTTTATACAGGAGGAAAAACGGTGGTAGAGAATAAGTCGGCAACACCGGTAGGAGAGACGGCTTTAACAGAGATTGATGCGGCTCTTGACAAAACTCCCAGTACAAAGATGTTAGGAGGCCTTCTGCCTATTCCTTTTAAAATGTGGATGTATAACGACTTTGTGAAATATAAAAAGGGATTTGGAAAGTGGATGTTCAACCGCCTGGCTGCCAATCCTCCGGTGTTTATCTCTACTGTCAATCCGGAGGTTCGTATTAAGGTGGCTACAAACTTACTCCGTGATTATGGTTACTTCAATGGGAAAGTGACTTATGAAACATTGGTCGATAAGAAAGACAGCCTGAAAGCAAGTATTCTTTATACGGTAGACATGAAGAATCCTTATTTTATAGATACGGTTTATTATCAGCGTTTCACTCCTCAAACGTTGCGCATTATGGAACGGGGACGTCGAATGTCTTATATAAGTCCCGGCGAGCAGTTTAACGTGGTCGATCTGGATGAAGAGCGTACCCGTATCAGTACGCTGTTGCGTAACCGGGGATATTTTTACTTCCGTCCCGATTATATGACTTATCAGGCAGATACGACATTGGTTCCCGGTGGACATATCAGCCTTCGTCTGATTCCCGTTCCGGGATTACCCGCTGCGGCACAACGTCCTTACTATGTAGGAGATGCCTCTGTTTACCTGTTTGGTAAGAATGGTGAGGCGCCCAATGACAGCATGATGTATAAGAATCTGAATATACATTATTATAAGAAATTGCAGGTACGTCCGAATATGCTTTATCGTTGGTTGAACTATCAACAGTTTGTGCGGAATGCACAGATGCGGGCTTCCAATCGCACCCGTCTTTACAGTCAGTATCGACAGGAGCAGGTGCAGGAGAAACTTAGCCAGTTGGGAATCTTCAGTTATCTGGATTTGCAATATGCCCCGAAAGATACGACAGCCGTTTGTGATACGCTGAACGTAACCATGCAGGCCACATTTGCCAAGCCGCTGGACGCCGAACTGGAATTGAATGTCGTAACCAAAAGTAACGACCAAACCGGTCCCGGGGCATCATTCGGCGTCACTCGGAACAATGTATTCGGAGGTGGCGAAAGCTGGAACGTGAAGCTGAAAGGCTCTTATGAATGGCAAACCGGCGGAGGAGAAAAAAGCTCTTTGATGAACAGCTGGGAGATGGGAGTTTCTACCTCTCTGACTTTCCCGCGCGTGGTTTTCCCGCATTGGGGGAAAAGGGAGTTTGACTTCCCGGCTACCACTACATTCCGTCTATACATCGACCAGTTGAACCGTGCCAGGTATTATAAACTGTTGTCATTCGGCGGAAATGCTACCTACGATTTCCAGCCGACACGTACAAGCCGGCATAGTATCACCCCTTTTAAACTGACATTCAACGTCCTTCAACACCAATCGGAAGAGTTCAGGGAAATTACCGATGCCAATCCTGCATTATATATCAGTTTGAAAGACCAGTTTATTCCTGCAATGGAATATACCTATACCTATGATAATGCTTCCGCACGTGGTATTAAAAATCCGATTTGGTGGCAATCGACTGTAACCTCTGCCGGTAACCTGACCTCGGTGATTTACCGTGCTTTCGGTCAGTCTTTCAGCAAAGAGGACAAACGTTTGCTTAATGTTCCTTTTGCTCAATTTATGAAACTGAATACGGAATTCCGCCATTTGTGGAATATGGACAAGAATAATAAGATTGCTTCCCGTGTAGCTTTGGGCGCTCTCTTCGCCTACGGTAATGCAACGATAGCCCCTTACAGCGAACAATTCTATGTGGGTGGTGCCAACAGCATCCGCGCTTTCACAGTACGTAGCATCGGCCCGGGCGGATACCATCCGGCAGAAAGCCGCTATTCTTACCTCGACCAGACGGGGACTTTCCGTTTTGAGGCAAATGTAGAATACCGTTTCCGTATCTTTAAAAGTTTTTGGGGAGCCACTTTCCTGGATGCGGGAAACGTTTGGCTGATGCGCAAGGATGAGGCCCGTCCCAATTCACAACTCGAACTGAAAACGTTCCCGAAACAGATCGCTTTGGGCACCGGTGTCGGTATTCGTTATGATATGGATATTCTTGTGTTCCGTCTTGATTTCGGTATTCCTTTGCATCTGCCTTACGATACAGAACGAAGCGGATATTACAATGTCACAGGATCCTTTATGAAGAATCTGGGAATACATTTTGCTATCGGTTATCCCTTCTAA
- a CDS encoding NDP-sugar synthase: MKPTLFLLAAGMGSRYGGLKQLDGLGPNGETIMDYSIYDAINAGFGKLVFVIRKDFEQDFRDKIISKYEGHIPCELVFQSIDDLPEGFTCPADRTKPWGTNHAVMMGADVIKEPFAVINCDDFYGRDSFQVMGKFLSALPENSKNVYSMVGFRVGNTLSESGTVSRGICSTDAKGLLTSVVERTKIQRLDGEVKYIGDDGEWTATPDTTPVSMNFWGFTPDYFAYSQEFFKTFLSDPKNMENLKSEFFIPLMVDKLINDGTATVEVLDTTSKWFGVTYPEDRQSVVDKIQALVDAGEYPAKLF, translated from the coding sequence ATGAAACCAACTTTATTCTTATTGGCAGCCGGTATGGGTAGCCGTTATGGAGGCTTGAAGCAATTAGACGGACTGGGTCCTAATGGCGAAACTATTATGGATTACTCAATCTATGATGCTATCAATGCCGGATTTGGCAAACTTGTATTTGTAATCCGCAAAGATTTTGAACAAGATTTCCGTGATAAAATTATTTCCAAATACGAAGGTCACATTCCTTGCGAACTGGTATTTCAATCAATCGACGATCTTCCAGAAGGCTTTACTTGCCCGGCAGACCGTACCAAACCTTGGGGTACTAACCATGCAGTAATGATGGGCGCTGATGTGATTAAGGAACCGTTTGCAGTGATCAACTGTGATGACTTCTATGGTCGTGATTCTTTCCAGGTAATGGGCAAATTCCTTTCTGCTCTTCCTGAAAATTCAAAGAACGTTTATTCGATGGTAGGTTTCCGTGTAGGAAATACATTGAGCGAAAGCGGTACGGTATCTCGTGGTATCTGTAGTACAGATGCTAAAGGATTGTTGACATCTGTAGTAGAACGTACGAAGATTCAACGTCTGGACGGTGAAGTGAAATATATCGGTGATGATGGCGAATGGACGGCTACTCCCGATACGACTCCGGTAAGTATGAACTTCTGGGGCTTCACTCCTGATTACTTCGCTTACAGCCAGGAATTCTTCAAGACTTTCCTAAGCGATCCGAAGAATATGGAAAACCTGAAGAGCGAGTTCTTCATCCCATTGATGGTAGATAAATTGATTAATGACGGAACTGCCACTGTTGAAGTACTGGATACTACCAGCAAGTGGTTCGGCGTCACTTATCCGGAAGACCGTCAGAGCGTAGTAGACAAGATTCAGGCATTGGTAGATGCCGGTGAATATCCTGCTAAGTTGTTCTAA
- a CDS encoding ABC-F family ATP-binding cassette domain-containing protein, whose product MISVEGLSVEFNATPLFEDVSYVINKKDRIALVGKNGAGKSTMLKILAGLQSPTRGVVATPKDVTIGYLPQVMILSDNRTVMGEAELAFEHIFELQAKLERMNQELAERTDYDSEEYHQLIDRFTHENDRFLMMGGTNFQAEIERTLLGLGFSREDFERPTSEFSGGWRMRIELAKLLLRRPDVLLLDEPTNHLDIESIQWLENFLSTRANAVVLVSHDRAFLNNVTTRTIEITCGQIYDYKVKYDEFVVLRKERREQQLRAYENQQKQIQDTEEFIERFRYKATKAVQVQSRIKQLEKIDRIEVDEEDNSALRLKFPPASRSGNYPVICEDVRKAYGSHVVFHDVNLTINRGEKVAFVGKNGEGKSTLVKCIMDEIDFEGKLTIGHNVQIGYFAQNQAQMLDENLTVFDTIDRVATGDIRLKIRDILGAFMFGGEASDKKVKVLSGGERTRLAMIKLLLEPVNLLILDEPTNHLDMRSKDVLKEAIREFDGTVILVSHDRDFLDGLATKVYEFGGGLVKEHLGGIYEFLQKKKIDSLNELQKGAGLSASPTASAKGNEPETVQPSENKLSYEAQKELNKKIKKLERQVADCEASIEETESAIAIVEAKMATPEGASDMQLYERHQKLKQQLDGIVEEWERVSMELEEAKN is encoded by the coding sequence GTGATTTCAGTAGAAGGATTATCAGTAGAATTTAATGCGACGCCGCTTTTTGAGGACGTCAGCTATGTAATTAATAAGAAAGACCGCATTGCATTGGTCGGCAAAAATGGTGCCGGCAAATCAACCATGCTGAAGATATTGGCAGGTTTGCAGTCACCGACACGCGGAGTGGTAGCTACTCCGAAAGATGTAACCATCGGATATTTGCCACAGGTCATGATTCTTTCCGACAACCGGACGGTGATGGGAGAGGCAGAACTGGCATTCGAACATATATTTGAGCTTCAGGCGAAGTTGGAACGGATGAATCAGGAACTGGCGGAACGGACAGACTACGATTCGGAAGAATATCATCAGTTGATAGACCGTTTCACGCATGAAAACGACCGGTTTCTGATGATGGGCGGTACGAACTTTCAGGCGGAAATCGAACGGACACTTCTCGGATTGGGATTCAGCCGGGAAGATTTTGAACGCCCTACTTCGGAGTTTTCCGGTGGATGGCGTATGCGTATCGAATTGGCAAAACTGCTTTTACGACGCCCGGACGTGCTTTTGCTCGATGAGCCGACCAATCACCTTGATATTGAAAGTATCCAATGGTTGGAAAACTTTTTGTCTACACGTGCCAATGCAGTCGTATTAGTCAGCCATGACCGTGCTTTCTTGAATAACGTAACTACCCGCACCATCGAAATCACTTGCGGTCAGATTTACGACTACAAAGTGAAGTACGATGAGTTTGTAGTCCTGCGTAAAGAACGCCGTGAACAGCAACTCCGTGCTTACGAAAATCAGCAGAAACAAATACAGGATACAGAAGAATTCATCGAACGCTTCCGCTATAAAGCAACGAAGGCCGTACAGGTGCAAAGCCGTATCAAGCAACTGGAAAAGATAGACCGCATCGAAGTGGACGAGGAAGATAATTCTGCCTTGCGTTTAAAATTCCCTCCAGCCAGTCGTAGCGGAAACTATCCCGTGATTTGCGAGGATGTACGCAAAGCGTATGGCAGCCATGTCGTTTTCCATGATGTCAACCTGACTATCAACAGGGGAGAGAAAGTGGCTTTCGTCGGGAAGAACGGAGAGGGTAAGTCTACCTTGGTGAAATGTATCATGGACGAGATTGATTTCGAAGGCAAACTAACGATCGGACATAATGTACAAATCGGTTATTTTGCGCAGAACCAGGCACAAATGTTGGATGAGAACCTGACTGTATTCGATACGATTGACCGGGTAGCGACAGGAGATATCCGTCTGAAGATACGTGATATACTGGGAGCTTTCATGTTTGGAGGCGAAGCTTCGGATAAAAAGGTGAAAGTCCTTTCCGGAGGAGAACGTACGCGATTGGCGATGATTAAACTTCTGCTGGAACCCGTAAATCTACTGATTCTGGACGAACCGACCAATCATTTGGATATGCGTTCGAAAGATGTTTTGAAGGAAGCTATCCGCGAATTTGACGGAACAGTGATTCTTGTCAGCCACGACCGTGATTTTTTGGATGGACTTGCGACTAAAGTATATGAGTTCGGTGGTGGACTTGTAAAAGAACATCTTGGAGGTATCTATGAATTCTTGCAAAAGAAAAAGATAGATAGCTTGAACGAGCTTCAGAAAGGAGCGGGATTGTCGGCTTCTCCCACGGCTTCAGCTAAAGGTAATGAACCTGAAACCGTTCAGCCTTCGGAGAATAAGCTCTCTTACGAAGCCCAGAAAGAACTTAATAAGAAGATTAAGAAACTCGAACGCCAGGTGGCGGACTGTGAAGCTTCAATAGAGGAAACCGAATCCGCGATTGCTATCGTAGAAGCGAAGATGGCAACTCCCGAAGGAGCTTCGGATATGCAGCTCTATGAACGGCATCAAAAACTGAAGCAACAGTTGGATGGCATTGTTGAAGAGTGGGAGCGGGTTTCGATGGAACTGGAAGAAGCGAAAAACTAG
- a CDS encoding M13 family metallopeptidase translates to MKVTKYLPILAVCLMTTGCNSKKEAVLTSGIDLANLDTTAMPGTSFYQYACGGWVKDHPLTDEYSRFGTFDMLRENSREQLKALIAELAAKKDNAPGSAAQKVGDLYNIAMDSVKLNQEGVAPIKAELAAIDALKDKGEIYAYIAESQKKGIRPYFTMFVSADDMNSSMNIVQTYQGGIGMGQRDYYLENDEQTKNIRNKYQEHIAKMFQLAGYDEATAQKAVKAVMNIETRLAKAARSQVELRDPHANYNKMDRATLKKNFPTFDWDTYFTVSGLKDLEEVNVGQPAAMKEVADVINTVSLDDQKLYLQWGLIDAAASYLSDDFEAQNFDFYSRTMSGKKEMQPRWKRSVSTVDGVLGEVVGQMYVEKYFPAAAKERMVTLVKNLQTSLGERIKGLEWMSEPTKEKALEKLATFHVKIGYPDKWKDYSALEIKDDSYWANIERANEWDYNEMIAKAGKPVDKDEWLMTPQTVNAYYNPTTNEICFPAAILQPPFFDMNADDAMNYGAIGVVIGHEMTHGFDDQGRQYDKDGNLKDWWTEEDAKKFEERAQVMVNFFDSIEVAPGVHANGSLTLGENIADHGGLQVSFQAFKNATEAAPLEIVDGFTPEQRFFLAYANVWAGNIRPEEILRLTKLDPHSLGKWRVDGALPHIQNWYEAFKITEQDSMFVPKEKRVSIW, encoded by the coding sequence ATGAAAGTAACCAAGTATTTACCAATTCTTGCCGTATGCCTTATGACAACAGGATGTAACAGTAAGAAAGAGGCCGTGCTGACGTCCGGTATCGACCTTGCTAATCTGGATACCACGGCTATGCCGGGTACAAGTTTTTATCAATATGCCTGTGGAGGTTGGGTGAAAGATCATCCGCTGACAGACGAGTATTCACGTTTCGGTACATTCGACATGTTGCGCGAAAACAGTCGTGAACAACTGAAAGCATTGATTGCCGAATTGGCAGCGAAGAAAGATAATGCACCGGGCAGTGCTGCGCAGAAAGTAGGTGATCTTTATAATATCGCAATGGATAGCGTGAAGCTGAATCAGGAAGGTGTAGCTCCGATCAAAGCAGAACTGGCAGCCATTGACGCTCTCAAGGATAAAGGAGAAATCTACGCATATATCGCAGAGAGCCAGAAGAAAGGCATCCGTCCTTACTTCACCATGTTTGTAAGTGCGGATGATATGAACAGTTCCATGAATATCGTACAGACCTATCAAGGCGGTATCGGAATGGGACAGCGTGACTATTATCTGGAGAATGACGAGCAGACTAAAAATATCCGTAATAAATATCAGGAACATATCGCCAAAATGTTCCAGTTGGCAGGTTATGATGAGGCTACTGCACAGAAAGCGGTGAAAGCAGTGATGAACATCGAAACTCGCTTGGCGAAAGCGGCTCGTTCACAAGTGGAATTACGTGATCCTCATGCTAATTATAACAAGATGGATAGGGCGACGCTGAAAAAGAACTTCCCTACTTTTGACTGGGATACTTATTTCACCGTTTCCGGTTTGAAAGATTTGGAAGAAGTGAACGTAGGTCAGCCTGCTGCCATGAAGGAAGTAGCCGATGTGATTAATACCGTATCACTGGACGATCAGAAATTGTACCTCCAATGGGGATTGATAGATGCTGCCGCTTCTTATCTAAGCGATGATTTTGAAGCACAAAACTTCGACTTCTACAGTAGGACAATGTCTGGAAAGAAAGAAATGCAACCTCGCTGGAAACGTTCCGTGAGCACCGTAGATGGTGTACTTGGCGAAGTGGTAGGACAGATGTATGTAGAGAAGTACTTCCCGGCTGCTGCCAAAGAACGTATGGTTACACTGGTGAAGAACCTGCAAACTTCTTTGGGAGAACGTATTAAAGGTTTGGAATGGATGAGTGAACCGACCAAGGAAAAAGCGTTGGAGAAACTGGCAACCTTCCATGTAAAAATAGGTTATCCTGATAAATGGAAAGATTACTCCGCACTGGAGATCAAAGATGATTCTTACTGGGCAAATATCGAGCGTGCCAACGAATGGGATTACAACGAAATGATTGCCAAAGCCGGCAAACCGGTAGACAAGGATGAATGGTTGATGACTCCTCAAACAGTGAACGCTTATTATAACCCGACTACCAATGAAATCTGCTTCCCGGCAGCTATCCTGCAACCTCCGTTCTTCGATATGAATGCGGACGATGCTATGAACTACGGTGCAATCGGCGTGGTAATCGGCCATGAAATGACTCATGGATTTGACGATCAGGGACGTCAATATGACAAAGACGGAAACCTGAAAGACTGGTGGACAGAAGAAGATGCTAAAAAGTTCGAAGAACGGGCACAGGTGATGGTTAACTTCTTTGATAGCATCGAAGTTGCTCCGGGCGTACACGCAAACGGTAGCCTGACACTTGGAGAGAACATCGCCGACCACGGAGGTTTGCAAGTTTCTTTCCAGGCATTCAAGAATGCAACAGAAGCCGCACCGCTGGAAATTGTTGACGGATTTACTCCGGAACAACGTTTCTTCCTGGCTTACGCTAATGTGTGGGCAGGAAATATCCGTCCGGAAGAGATTCTCCGATTAACCAAACTTGATCCTCACTCATTAGGCAAATGGCGTGTGGACGGTGCTCTTCCTCATATCCAGAATTGGTATGAAGCATTCAAAATCACCGAACAGGATTCGATGTTCGTACCTAAAGAAAAACGAGTATCTATCTGGTAA
- the purH gene encoding bifunctional phosphoribosylaminoimidazolecarboxamide formyltransferase/IMP cyclohydrolase, producing MSESKRIKTALVSVYHKEGLDEIITKLHEEGVEFLSTGGTRQFIESLGYPCKAVEDLTTYPSILGGRVKTLHPKIFGGILCRRGLEQDMQQIEKYEIPEIDLVIVDLYPFEATVASGASEADIIEKIDIGGISLIRAAAKNYNDVIIVASQAQYKPLLDMLMEHGATSSLEERRWMAKEAFAVSSHYDSAIFNYFDAGEGSAFRCSVNSQKQLRYGENPHQKGYFYGNLEAMFDQIHGKEISYNNLLDINAAVDLIDEFDDLTFAILKHNNACGLASRATVLEAWKDALAGDPVSAFGGVLITNGVIDKEAAEEINKIFFEVIIAPDYDVDALEILGQKKNRIILVRKEAKLPKKQFRALLNGVLVQDKDTNIETVADLKTVTDKTPTPEEVEDMLFANKIVKNSKSNAIVLAKDKQLLASGVGQTSRVDALKQAIEKAKSFGFDLNGAVMASDAFFPFPDCVEIADKEGITAVIQPGGSVKDDLSFAYCNEHGMAMVTTGIRHFKH from the coding sequence ATGTCAGAGTCTAAAAGAATAAAAACTGCATTGGTATCTGTATACCATAAAGAAGGTTTGGATGAAATTATTACCAAACTTCATGAAGAGGGAGTAGAGTTTTTGTCAACAGGCGGAACTCGTCAGTTTATTGAATCATTGGGATATCCTTGCAAGGCAGTGGAAGATTTGACCACTTATCCTTCTATTCTCGGTGGTAGAGTAAAGACATTACATCCGAAAATTTTCGGAGGTATTCTTTGTCGTCGCGGCCTGGAACAGGATATGCAACAGATTGAGAAATATGAAATTCCCGAGATAGATCTGGTTATTGTTGATTTGTATCCGTTCGAAGCTACTGTAGCTTCCGGTGCATCTGAAGCAGACATTATTGAAAAAATCGATATAGGCGGAATCTCACTGATTCGTGCTGCAGCCAAGAACTACAACGATGTAATCATCGTAGCTTCTCAAGCTCAATACAAACCATTATTGGATATGTTGATGGAACACGGCGCTACTTCTTCACTCGAAGAACGTCGCTGGATGGCTAAAGAAGCATTTGCCGTTTCTTCTCACTACGATTCGGCTATTTTCAACTATTTCGATGCCGGCGAAGGTTCTGCTTTCCGTTGCTCTGTTAATAGCCAGAAGCAACTTCGATACGGTGAGAACCCACATCAGAAAGGTTATTTCTACGGAAATCTGGAAGCAATGTTCGACCAGATTCACGGAAAAGAAATCTCTTATAACAATCTTCTCGACATCAACGCAGCCGTTGACCTGATCGACGAATTCGATGACCTCACTTTCGCTATCCTGAAACACAACAACGCTTGCGGATTAGCTTCCCGTGCTACAGTTTTGGAAGCTTGGAAAGACGCATTGGCCGGTGATCCGGTTTCTGCTTTCGGCGGTGTATTGATTACGAATGGTGTCATCGACAAAGAAGCTGCGGAAGAAATCAACAAGATTTTCTTTGAAGTGATTATCGCGCCGGATTATGATGTGGATGCACTCGAAATCCTGGGACAGAAAAAGAACCGCATCATCCTCGTTCGTAAGGAAGCTAAATTGCCTAAGAAACAATTCCGCGCTTTGCTGAATGGCGTATTGGTGCAGGATAAAGATACTAATATTGAAACGGTAGCCGACCTGAAAACCGTGACAGACAAAACTCCTACTCCGGAAGAAGTGGAAGATATGTTGTTTGCCAACAAAATTGTAAAGAACAGCAAATCCAACGCCATCGTATTGGCAAAGGATAAACAACTTCTTGCAAGCGGTGTAGGACAGACTTCACGTGTAGACGCATTGAAACAAGCAATTGAAAAAGCCAAATCATTCGGCTTCGACCTGAATGGTGCAGTAATGGCTTCCGATGCCTTCTTCCCGTTCCCCGACTGTGTGGAAATTGCAGATAAAGAAGGTATTACGGCTGTTATCCAACCGGGAGGTTCGGTAAAAGACGATTTATCCTTTGCTTATTGCAATGAGCACGGTATGGCGATGGTGACTACCGGTATCCGTCATTTTAAACACTAA
- a CDS encoding rod shape-determining protein, translated as MGLFSFTQEIAMDLGTANTIIITNGKIVVDEPSVVALDRRTEKMIAVGEKAKLMHEKTHENIRTIRPLRDGVIADFYACEQMMRGLIKQVNTRNHLFSPSLRMVIGVPSGSTEVELRAVRDSAEHAGGRDVYLIFEPMAAAIGIGIDVEAPEGNMIVDIGGGSTEIAVISLGGIVSNNSIRTAGDDLTEDIREYMSRQHNVKVSERMAERIKINVGAALTELGDDAPEDYIVHGPNRITALPMEVPVCYQEVAHCLEKSISKIETAILSALENTPPELYADIVHNGIYLSGGGALLRGLDKRLTDKINIPFHIAEDPLHAVAKGTGVALKNVDRFSFLMR; from the coding sequence ATGGGATTATTTTCTTTTACACAAGAGATAGCAATGGACTTGGGCACAGCCAATACTATCATCATCACGAACGGAAAAATCGTGGTGGATGAGCCTTCGGTTGTAGCTCTGGATCGCCGTACAGAAAAGATGATTGCCGTGGGGGAAAAGGCGAAGTTGATGCATGAAAAAACCCACGAAAACATACGTACCATCCGTCCGTTGAGAGACGGAGTGATTGCCGACTTCTATGCTTGCGAGCAGATGATGCGCGGTTTGATAAAGCAGGTGAATACTCGCAACCATTTGTTTTCACCTTCTCTTCGCATGGTGATTGGCGTTCCTTCGGGAAGTACGGAAGTTGAACTCCGTGCTGTCCGCGACTCTGCGGAACATGCCGGCGGTCGTGATGTTTATTTGATTTTCGAGCCGATGGCTGCGGCAATCGGTATCGGCATCGATGTGGAAGCTCCGGAAGGAAACATGATTGTCGATATAGGTGGTGGATCTACGGAAATTGCCGTTATCTCTTTGGGAGGTATCGTTTCCAACAACTCCATCCGCACAGCCGGTGATGACCTGACAGAGGATATTCGCGAATATATGAGCCGTCAGCACAATGTGAAAGTCAGCGAGCGTATGGCAGAACGTATCAAAATCAATGTAGGTGCTGCTTTAACCGAACTGGGTGATGATGCTCCGGAAGATTATATCGTTCACGGTCCGAACCGTATCACGGCTCTTCCGATGGAGGTGCCTGTATGCTACCAGGAAGTAGCCCACTGTCTGGAGAAATCAATTTCAAAGATCGAAACTGCTATCTTGAGTGCATTGGAAAATACACCTCCTGAACTGTATGCTGATATTGTGCACAATGGTATCTATCTCTCCGGAGGTGGTGCATTGCTTCGCGGACTGGATAAGAGATTGACCGATAAGATCAACATTCCTTTCCATATTGCGGAAGATCCTTTGCATGCAGTTGCCAAAGGTACAGGAGTGGCATTGAAGAACGTAGACCGTTTCTCTTTCTTAATGAGATAA
- the mreC gene encoding rod shape-determining protein MreC, with protein sequence MRNLLNFLLKYNYWFLFILLEVASFVLLFRFNRYQQSAFFTSANTVVGAVYEVSGGISSYFHLKSVNEDLLDRNMVLEQQITNLEKALREQQLDSMAINSIRQVPQADYQLFKAHVIKNSLNLVDNYITLDKGSSSGIRSEMGVVDGNGIVGIVYETSPSYSVVISVLNSKSNISCKIIGSDYFGYLKWEHGDSRYAYLKDLPRHAEFNLGDTVVTSGFSTVFPEGIMVGTVDDMSDSNDGLSYLLKIKLATDFGKLSDVRVVARTGQEEQKKLENKVMKE encoded by the coding sequence ATGAGGAATTTATTAAACTTCCTTCTGAAATACAATTACTGGTTCCTCTTCATCTTATTGGAGGTAGCCAGTTTTGTTTTGTTATTTCGGTTCAACCGTTATCAGCAGAGTGCATTCTTCACTTCTGCCAATACGGTTGTGGGGGCAGTTTATGAAGTTTCGGGAGGGATTTCCTCTTATTTTCATCTGAAATCAGTCAACGAAGATCTATTGGATCGCAACATGGTGCTCGAACAACAGATCACTAATCTGGAAAAAGCATTGAGAGAGCAGCAGCTCGATTCTATGGCAATCAACAGCATCCGGCAGGTGCCGCAAGCGGATTATCAGTTGTTTAAAGCGCATGTGATAAAGAACAGTTTGAATCTGGTTGATAATTATATCACGCTCGATAAAGGTTCCTCTTCCGGTATTCGCTCCGAAATGGGAGTAGTGGACGGTAATGGGATTGTAGGGATTGTTTATGAAACATCTCCTTCCTACTCGGTGGTGATTTCGGTACTGAACAGCAAGTCGAATATCAGTTGCAAGATTATCGGCAGTGATTATTTCGGCTACCTGAAATGGGAACATGGAGATTCGCGCTATGCTTATCTGAAAGACTTGCCTCGTCATGCAGAGTTTAATTTGGGAGATACAGTCGTTACCAGTGGTTTCTCCACTGTCTTTCCCGAAGGTATAATGGTGGGGACGGTAGATGATATGTCCGACTCTAATGACGGACTTTCCTATCTGTTGAAAATCAAGCTGGCTACTGATTTCGGTAAGTTGAGTGACGTTCGGGTGGTAGCCCGGACAGGTCAGGAAGAACAGAAGAAACTTGAAAATAAGGTGATGAAAGAATGA